The genomic region GGGTAAACAATTTTGGGCCCCGGGCGATGATGCTGATCGCCGGCGGAGGCAAGGACCTTCCCCCTCCGGACCTGACCGTGACCACGCTGATGCCCTCGGATGCCGAGGCGATACGCCGCGAGGTGCCGGGCCTGGACATTGTCACCCCCATGGCCTGGAGTTTCCGCATGGGGGTCAAGTACGAGACCGAGCAGATACAGTGCGTGCTCTGGGGCGTGGAGCCCGACTGGCACGAGGCATACTCCTGGTACATGGAGGAGGGCGATCCCATCTCGGCCGAGGATGTGGCCACGCTGAACCGGGTCTGCCTGATCGGCCGGACCGTCAAGCGGGATCTGTTCGGCGATGAGGACCCGGTGGGCAAGCGCCTGTACATCAACCAGGTGGCCCTCACGGTCAAGGGCGTGCTGGAGGCCAAGGGCACCAGCCCCGGCGGCGGCGATTTCGATAACCGGGTGATCCTGCCCATCACCACCGCCATGCGGCGCGTGCTGAATGTGGACTATGTCGGGGCGATCCGTATCCAGACCTCCGACCCGTCACGCATGGCCGAGCAGAACGAGCAGATACGCGTCCTGATGCGGGAGCGTCACCATATTGT from bacterium harbors:
- a CDS encoding ABC transporter permease, which translates into the protein VNNFGPRAMMLIAGGGKDLPPPDLTVTTLMPSDAEAIRREVPGLDIVTPMAWSFRMGVKYETEQIQCVLWGVEPDWHEAYSWYMEEGDPISAEDVATLNRVCLIGRTVKRDLFGDEDPVGKRLYINQVALTVKGVLEAKGTSPGGGDFDNRVILPITTAMRRVLNVDYVGAIRIQTSDPSRMAEQNEQIRVLMRERHHIVPPQEDDFRIYSALVIAEMARGISRTLTWLLVSLVVLSLSIGGVVLMNILLVSVGERTREIGLRRALGASRRDIFTQFLTESLAVTLSGMILGSLIGWGVCLVLERLAERIKFNVMVSWEPFVLGAVTALAVGVIFGVQPALRAARLNPSEALR